In Hemicordylus capensis ecotype Gifberg chromosome 3, rHemCap1.1.pri, whole genome shotgun sequence, one DNA window encodes the following:
- the LOC128350947 gene encoding vitelline membrane outer layer protein 1-like, which produces MDYSISTTVLILSSCLWGVVAREYNSVLTVPNGGSWGTWGRKQFCRSGYAHGFTVKVEKYQGDGPKDGGTYVNGIRLYCTDGTVIYSRTGPWGTWSKPQFCPSGNLISYVMEVELPQRDKNNVAVTNIQFTCSDGNRLVGSGTNKSYPGPWSHHCTSGYICGLQTKLGGWQGEDDDIAFNDMKFFCCTEPEVFPSPTVQYPHGLVRHDCE; this is translated from the exons ATGGACTATTCCATCAGCACCACAGTGCTcatcctctcctcctgcctctggggTGTAGTCGCTCGAGAATATAATTCTGTTCTCACCGTGCCAAATGGAGGATCATGGGGTACCTGGGGGCGCAAACAGTTTTGCCGCAGCGGTTATGCCCATGGTTTCACAGTGAAG gtaGAGAAATACCAAGGGGATGGACCAAAGGATGGTGGTACATATGTGAATGGCATCCGCTTGTACTGCACTGATGGCACAGTAATTTATTCTAGAACTGGACC GTGGGGAACTTGGTCAAAACCTCAGTTTTGCCCCAGTGGCAACCTGATTTCCTATGTTATGGAAGTGGAACTCCCTCAAAGGGATAAAAATAATGTAGCAGTCACCAACATTCAATTCACCTGTAGCGATGGGAACAGACTGGTGGGCAGTGGAACTAACAAGAGTTATCCTGGCCCATGGAGTCATCACTGCACCTCTGGCTACATATGTGGGCTTCAAACAAAGCTGGGAGGTTGGCAAGGTGAGGATGATGACATAGCATTTAATGATATGAAGTTCTTCTGCTGTACTGAACCAGAAGTGTTTCCCTCTCCTACAGTACAGTATCCCCATGGACTTGTTAGACATGACTGTGAATAA